One part of the Ktedonobacterales bacterium genome encodes these proteins:
- the lepB gene encoding signal peptidase I, with amino-acid sequence MYRYSQRQPTDEDSTWEDSQQGYTGGYSGGQLPPDPPRRGGRGWDDFNRPLPPPRPLPRAASSRRRAHLAREIIETIVLAVVIFVAIRLSVQTFRVEGDSMLPGLDSGQYVLVNRLAYLFHGPTRGDVIVFHYPVNPNEDFIKRVIGLPGDTVQVTPTQITVNGAALKEPYITSAVNATPRIWKLGSDEYFVMGDNRPYSSDSRTWGSVPKDYIIGKATVVFWPLNKWEVIPTYANVFASVPAPPA; translated from the coding sequence ATGTATCGCTATTCCCAACGTCAACCAACCGATGAGGATTCTACATGGGAAGACTCTCAGCAAGGCTATACAGGAGGATATTCGGGAGGACAACTGCCTCCAGACCCGCCCCGGCGTGGGGGGCGTGGGTGGGATGACTTCAACAGGCCGCTGCCGCCTCCCCGTCCTCTGCCCCGCGCCGCGTCGTCGCGTCGGCGCGCACATCTGGCGCGCGAGATCATCGAGACGATTGTGCTGGCTGTCGTGATCTTTGTGGCGATCCGCCTCTCTGTGCAGACATTCCGTGTGGAGGGAGATAGCATGCTGCCAGGACTGGACTCAGGACAGTATGTGCTGGTGAACCGGCTGGCCTATCTTTTCCACGGGCCGACGCGGGGGGATGTGATCGTCTTCCATTATCCGGTAAACCCAAATGAGGACTTTATCAAGCGGGTGATTGGGCTGCCAGGTGATACGGTTCAGGTCACTCCCACCCAGATCACGGTGAACGGCGCCGCGCTGAAAGAGCCATATATCACGTCGGCGGTGAATGCTACGCCGCGCATCTGGAAGCTTGGCTCTGACGAATATTTTGTGATGGGGGATAACCGCCCGTATAGTTCTGATTCTCGGACCTGGGGGTCGGTACCCAAAGACTATATTATTGGCAAAGCCACGGTGGTCTTCTGGCCGCTGAATAAGTGGGAAGTGATTCCTACCTACGCCAATGTCTTTGCCTCGGTGCCAGCGCCCCCGGCTTAA
- a CDS encoding NDP-sugar synthase, which produces MKAVILVGGEGTRLRPLTIHRPKPMQPVANRPFIEHVFRYLKRHGVTDIILSMCYLPGSIQEYFGDGSAFGVHLVYVTEEQALGTAGAVKHVEAQGYLDADEPLFVLNGDILTDLDLGAMLAFHREHGALGTIALTPVEDVRAYGLVECDEAGRVRRFIEKPKSLEGITTNLINAGTYILEPDALRLAPSHQFYQFEQGLFPTLLKEGDALFGYPSDVYWLDIGTPEKYKTANVDMLLRRVSGRPEGEQRLQGVWMGAGCEIDPSAELVGPVALGKRCVVGRGARLVGPVVLGDGCRVGPDVQLEQAVLWENVTIGLPTSGPVKVDATIKTDVTLVRNSLVGACCAVAPGCQLDGVVIGDHCTIGAGNILSYGLKLWPHRTLEPGTITF; this is translated from the coding sequence GTGAAAGCAGTTATTCTGGTAGGTGGTGAGGGGACACGCTTGCGCCCACTGACCATCCATCGGCCAAAACCAATGCAGCCTGTCGCCAACCGACCCTTTATAGAGCATGTCTTTCGTTACCTGAAGAGGCATGGCGTGACCGATATTATCTTGAGTATGTGTTATCTGCCCGGCAGTATTCAGGAATATTTTGGGGATGGCAGCGCGTTTGGGGTGCATCTGGTGTATGTTACCGAGGAGCAGGCGCTGGGAACTGCCGGAGCGGTGAAGCATGTGGAGGCGCAGGGCTACCTCGATGCAGATGAGCCGTTGTTTGTTCTGAACGGTGATATTTTGACTGACCTGGACCTGGGAGCGATGCTGGCCTTTCACCGCGAACACGGCGCGCTGGGTACGATTGCCCTGACGCCAGTGGAGGACGTGCGCGCGTATGGGTTGGTGGAGTGTGATGAGGCCGGGCGTGTGCGGCGCTTTATCGAGAAGCCCAAGAGCCTGGAAGGCATCACCACCAATCTCATCAATGCCGGCACCTATATTCTGGAGCCAGACGCGCTGCGTCTGGCCCCCTCTCATCAGTTCTATCAGTTTGAGCAGGGCCTCTTTCCCACCCTCTTGAAGGAGGGTGATGCCTTGTTTGGCTATCCCTCTGATGTATACTGGCTCGACATTGGGACGCCTGAAAAGTATAAGACGGCCAATGTGGATATGCTGCTGAGGCGCGTCTCCGGGCGCCCGGAAGGGGAACAGCGCCTGCAAGGTGTCTGGATGGGGGCAGGCTGCGAGATTGATCCCAGCGCAGAACTGGTAGGGCCGGTGGCGTTGGGGAAGCGCTGCGTGGTGGGCCGGGGCGCGCGGCTGGTGGGGCCGGTGGTGCTGGGGGATGGCTGTCGGGTGGGGCCAGATGTTCAGCTTGAGCAGGCGGTTCTCTGGGAAAATGTGACCATTGGTTTACCGACCTCCGGGCCGGTCAAGGTGGACGCCACGATCAAGACGGACGTTACCCTGGTGCGTAATAGCCTGGTAGGAGCCTGTTGCGCTGTCGCGCCAGGCTGCCAACTTGATGGCGTGGTGATCGGCGATCACTGTACGATTGGCGCTGGCAATATTCTTTCCTATGGACTGAAGCTCTGGCCGCATCGGACTCTGGAGCCTGGGACCATTACCTTCTGA
- a CDS encoding DUF4388 domain-containing protein, which produces MQTMDYLVQQIAQGRNYHPMSEQTTVVLVETRPHIAGLIKEALEDAGLLVALASSIDEVQLALSHRRGFALLLVNVGALSSQSLGPPSLFGPSGALGALQRISEGQPLWQEIGGHTSLQRVPMLCFSSDGLGGPPGTLIVKSPQDFQSLAQVVQNYLNPLAANPMLRQLLDEDCLPSMKGSLEEVPLADLFQLFKLGGHSGILLLRDGGRLAVLGLVDGEVVHAFAERASGREAIYLLFAWKTARFSFYKDLTLPERTVNVSTEHLVLEASRRGDESLEMRNKIPSLRTLIYRAPRLTDTLPGMQLSMAEWRVISVIGRRNTVGDIIKLSGISEFSALKILDSLLSRGLVTVGEEAVSKNTGSLNEAARSAPLGRFPS; this is translated from the coding sequence ATGCAGACTATGGATTATCTGGTCCAGCAGATCGCTCAAGGACGAAATTATCATCCTATGAGCGAGCAAACCACCGTCGTATTGGTCGAAACCCGCCCACACATCGCTGGCCTCATCAAAGAGGCTTTGGAAGACGCTGGATTGCTCGTCGCCCTGGCAAGCAGCATTGATGAAGTGCAGTTGGCGCTCTCCCATCGGCGCGGCTTTGCCCTCTTGCTGGTCAACGTTGGCGCGCTCTCCAGCCAGAGCCTGGGTCCGCCAAGCCTCTTTGGGCCATCGGGCGCGCTTGGCGCGCTCCAACGTATCTCAGAAGGGCAGCCGCTCTGGCAGGAGATTGGCGGCCACACCTCGCTCCAGCGCGTGCCTATGCTCTGCTTCAGCAGCGATGGCCTCGGCGGCCCGCCGGGAACGCTCATCGTCAAATCCCCCCAGGATTTTCAATCGCTGGCCCAGGTGGTACAGAATTATCTCAATCCCCTGGCGGCGAACCCCATGCTGCGACAGTTACTGGATGAAGATTGTCTGCCATCCATGAAAGGCTCCCTGGAAGAGGTGCCTCTGGCTGACCTCTTTCAGTTGTTTAAGCTGGGCGGACATTCCGGTATTCTGTTGCTCCGCGATGGTGGGCGGCTGGCTGTTTTGGGACTGGTTGATGGTGAAGTCGTTCATGCCTTTGCCGAGCGCGCTTCAGGCCGCGAGGCGATCTATCTGCTCTTCGCCTGGAAAACGGCGCGGTTTTCCTTCTATAAAGACCTGACCCTGCCGGAGCGCACCGTCAACGTCAGCACCGAACATCTGGTGCTAGAAGCCTCGCGCCGGGGCGATGAATCTCTGGAAATGCGCAATAAAATCCCATCGCTCCGCACCTTAATCTATCGCGCGCCCCGTCTGACCGATACCTTGCCCGGCATGCAGCTTTCAATGGCCGAATGGCGGGTGATCTCGGTCATTGGCCGCCGCAACACCGTGGGCGACATCATCAAACTCTCGGGCATCAGCGAGTTTAGCGCGCTGAAAATCCTTGATTCGCTGCTCAGTCGCGGCCTGGTAACCGTTGGCGAAGAAGCGGTCAGCAAAAATACCGGCTCCTTGAACGAGGCGGCCAGGTCAGCGCCGCTGGGCCGTTTCCCCTCCTGA
- a CDS encoding MraY family glycosyltransferase translates to MLTVLSIHPAVTLICGFALALILSYLFTGLIGRLSRRLGWLDQPSERRIHKSPVPRLGGVAILLAFLISALLVFWPSTTHEALVYEGFIPAAIFITAVMAYDDVRGLPPGIKLGLQTVTVIILILPGLLFGNSHEHGAIISFLHNPLYIANVKDSNILNIPLLLAIPFTWFWTVGLMNTINFVDGLDGLAGGITMIAAVVLMVVSVVLGQYVIAVLCGIFAGSVLGFLPHNWNPARIFMGDSGSMFLGLSLAVLANIGGAKVATVLLLIGIPVLDVALVIIQRLRGGGGALHYDKRHLHHKLLESGFSQRQIVLLYYSLSGFFGLLAVFSLILPDALLPFVFSISIAGASLAHLIGLILVGLAMAIILGIVIRRHRPPRKGQMFSNPTPTPGGGGVRKS, encoded by the coding sequence GTGTTGACAGTATTGTCGATCCATCCAGCAGTGACGCTGATCTGCGGGTTTGCTCTCGCGCTTATACTCTCCTATCTCTTTACAGGTCTCATCGGGCGGCTCAGTCGCCGCCTGGGCTGGTTAGATCAGCCCAGCGAGCGCCGCATTCACAAGTCGCCGGTCCCTCGCCTGGGTGGGGTTGCCATACTCCTGGCCTTTCTCATCAGCGCGCTCCTCGTCTTCTGGCCCAGCACCACCCATGAAGCCCTCGTCTACGAAGGATTTATCCCAGCCGCGATTTTCATTACCGCTGTCATGGCGTATGACGATGTGCGTGGGCTGCCTCCTGGCATCAAACTCGGCTTACAGACCGTCACCGTCATCATCTTGATCCTCCCTGGCCTGCTTTTCGGCAATTCGCACGAACACGGAGCCATCATCTCCTTCCTGCATAACCCGCTGTACATCGCCAACGTCAAGGATTCCAATATCCTGAACATCCCTCTCCTGCTGGCGATTCCCTTCACCTGGTTCTGGACAGTGGGGCTGATGAACACCATCAACTTCGTTGATGGATTGGATGGCCTGGCCGGCGGCATCACGATGATCGCGGCGGTCGTCCTCATGGTGGTGAGCGTTGTCCTGGGCCAGTATGTGATCGCCGTCCTCTGTGGCATCTTCGCGGGCAGTGTGCTGGGCTTCCTGCCCCATAACTGGAATCCGGCCAGGATATTCATGGGTGACAGCGGCTCGATGTTTCTAGGGCTATCCCTGGCAGTTCTGGCAAACATTGGGGGGGCAAAAGTAGCGACGGTGCTGCTTTTGATCGGCATTCCGGTGCTGGATGTGGCGCTGGTCATCATTCAACGCCTGCGCGGCGGAGGCGGCGCCCTGCACTATGACAAGCGCCATCTCCACCATAAGCTCCTGGAAAGCGGCTTCTCACAAAGACAGATCGTGCTCCTCTACTACAGCCTCAGCGGTTTCTTCGGCCTGCTGGCCGTGTTCTCCTTGATCTTACCCGATGCCCTCCTCCCCTTCGTCTTCAGCATCAGCATCGCAGGAGCCAGCCTGGCTCACCTGATCGGCCTCATCCTGGTCGGCCTGGCAATGGCGATTATCCTGGGCATCGTCATCCGCCGCCACCGGCCACCCCGAAAGGGGCAGATGTTCTCCAACCCCACGCCCACACCGGGAGGCGGGGGCGTCCGAAAGAGTTAG
- a CDS encoding helix-turn-helix domain-containing protein, translated as MEEMRETYNLETLEQLRAVADELRLRILEQLKRQPMTVTQLAGVLGEVPAKLHYHVHELEKVGLLKLVETREKGGILEKYYRAVAKNINAPGTLFQGVSPHEAVATLTEVIQPLFQGVIRAFQQMLSAQAWDDPDLVLQLSPEHYWMTAQEFDEFSKRTDALLAPYTAARGIAGERERTVLRIAYDTVVQTDGGDVGPAPEAVPLHAPGVSKPTRAPKRELTFVAGAAYYSRRDLEKLLARSEVLDMYVLGACIFADDVPPDLVERAIYSFHLWGKLTASPEVREVLRHKGGEPGKK; from the coding sequence ATGGAAGAGATGCGCGAAACCTACAACCTGGAAACCCTTGAGCAGTTGCGCGCCGTTGCCGATGAACTGCGCCTGCGCATTCTGGAGCAGCTCAAGCGCCAGCCCATGACCGTCACCCAGCTTGCCGGAGTACTTGGCGAGGTTCCCGCGAAGCTGCACTACCATGTGCATGAATTGGAGAAAGTGGGCCTGCTCAAACTGGTTGAGACCCGTGAGAAGGGCGGCATCCTCGAAAAGTACTATCGCGCCGTAGCGAAGAACATCAATGCCCCAGGAACCTTGTTTCAAGGCGTCTCCCCCCATGAGGCGGTCGCAACACTCACCGAAGTCATCCAACCCCTCTTTCAGGGAGTCATCCGGGCCTTCCAGCAGATGCTGAGCGCCCAGGCATGGGACGATCCCGATCTGGTCTTGCAGCTCTCACCGGAACACTACTGGATGACCGCCCAGGAATTTGACGAGTTCAGCAAGCGCACAGATGCCCTGCTAGCGCCATACACCGCCGCGCGAGGCATCGCGGGCGAACGCGAGCGCACAGTCCTGCGCATCGCCTACGATACCGTCGTCCAAACGGATGGGGGCGATGTCGGGCCAGCGCCCGAAGCAGTGCCACTGCATGCGCCAGGGGTCTCCAAACCAACCAGAGCGCCAAAGCGGGAACTGACCTTCGTCGCTGGCGCAGCATACTACTCGCGGAGGGATTTGGAGAAACTGCTCGCGCGAAGCGAAGTCCTGGACATGTATGTGCTTGGCGCTTGCATCTTTGCCGATGATGTCCCTCCTGATCTGGTCGAGCGCGCCATCTACAGCTTTCATCTGTGGGGTAAACTGACCGCTTCGCCCGAAGTGCGCGAAGTCCTCAGACATAAAGGAGGAGAACCGGGGAAAAAGTAG
- a CDS encoding MFS transporter: MDTITATDAPSTHKPGLFINRNFALLWTGSAISIFGDLIFETSLVVWISAFLAAHQPWAPLAVSGVLLAVLIPTFAFGPIAGVFVDRWDKRRTMLWMDAIRAILIALLLLATNILPLPFLPGGRLPLAGQLAAIYSVVFLASLCSQLFNPARMALIGDIVADPHRAQASGMDQTTYSLASIIAPPLAPILLLAVGPQIALLVNALSFAFSFIMILAVRAPRAATSRAAGEHPNFLREFTAGLKFSVRNPVILTILVVVSIVLLGFSALNALDIFFVRDNLHAPISLFGFLATVQGVGAILGAVLASMFTQRLGLVRTLTCSLIMLSVAILVYSRMSSLVPALIVIFIGGFFNAGVNVPAWPLLLRVTPRAYIGRVMAIINPTGALMQVLGTLFAGFLASNILLGLHTQALGLTFGPIDTIFTGGALLGVVGSIYALLRLGFTDPPPVVEDTPAPGVSELVANRV, from the coding sequence ATGGATACTATCACAGCGACGGATGCGCCGTCTACGCACAAACCTGGCCTGTTCATCAACCGCAACTTCGCCCTGCTCTGGACCGGCAGCGCCATCTCCATCTTTGGCGATCTCATCTTCGAGACCTCGCTGGTCGTCTGGATCAGCGCCTTCCTGGCCGCGCATCAGCCCTGGGCGCCGCTGGCCGTCAGCGGCGTCTTGCTGGCAGTGCTTATTCCCACCTTTGCCTTTGGCCCCATCGCGGGCGTCTTTGTGGACCGCTGGGACAAGCGCCGCACCATGCTCTGGATGGATGCCATACGGGCCATCCTGATCGCCCTGCTCCTGCTGGCGACCAACATCCTCCCCTTGCCGTTTCTGCCAGGCGGACGTCTCCCACTGGCCGGACAGCTTGCCGCCATCTACAGCGTCGTCTTCCTCGCCAGCCTCTGCTCCCAACTCTTTAACCCGGCGCGCATGGCGCTCATTGGCGACATCGTGGCCGATCCCCATCGCGCGCAGGCCAGCGGGATGGATCAGACCACATACAGCCTGGCGTCAATCATTGCGCCGCCGCTGGCCCCCATTCTGCTGCTGGCCGTTGGCCCACAGATAGCCCTGCTCGTTAACGCGCTCTCCTTCGCTTTCTCCTTCATCATGATCCTGGCAGTGCGCGCCCCCAGGGCGGCTACCAGCCGCGCTGCTGGAGAACACCCCAACTTTCTGCGCGAGTTTACTGCCGGGCTGAAGTTCTCTGTGCGGAATCCGGTGATTCTGACCATCCTCGTCGTCGTGAGCATCGTCTTATTGGGCTTCAGCGCATTGAATGCGCTTGACATCTTCTTTGTACGCGACAACCTGCACGCGCCGATCAGCCTGTTCGGATTCCTGGCGACTGTCCAGGGAGTAGGGGCTATCCTGGGCGCTGTTCTCGCCAGCATGTTCACACAGCGGCTTGGCCTGGTACGCACGCTCACCTGCTCGCTCATCATGCTGAGTGTCGCTATCCTGGTCTATTCGCGGATGTCCAGTCTTGTTCCCGCGCTGATCGTCATCTTCATTGGCGGTTTCTTTAATGCAGGGGTCAATGTGCCAGCCTGGCCGCTGCTTCTGCGCGTCACGCCGCGCGCCTACATCGGCAGGGTCATGGCGATCATCAACCCAACTGGCGCGCTGATGCAGGTACTGGGAACCCTCTTTGCCGGGTTCCTGGCAAGCAACATTTTGCTGGGCCTCCATACCCAGGCGCTCGGCCTGACCTTTGGCCCCATTGACACCATCTTCACTGGCGGCGCGCTGCTGGGGGTGGTCGGCTCGATCTATGCCCTGCTGCGTCTGGGCTTCACCGACCCGCCGCCTGTTGTCGAAGACACGCCCGCGCCAGGCGTCTCAGAGTTGGTTGCCAACCGCGTGTAG
- a CDS encoding MFS transporter, giving the protein MDTSASPASATKKPGFFINRNFALLWGGQSISNVGDFVFDTTLVLWIATIIASGQSWGPLAVSGVLLTTALPIFLIGPIAGVFVDRWDKRRTMLTMDAARAILIGLLLLVAIGKPPAFWQLSAIYAIVFLASACAQFFNPARFTLLGDIVEEPYRARASGLGQTTQSLATVIGPPIAAPLLFAVGVQWALIVNALSFAASFLTILAMRVPQASSSAADGQHGSFFQDFGAGIRFFVGNRVLVTLLITVILVTLGIGAINALGVFFVIQNLHAPASLYGWLDFSVGIGAIAGAIAASIFASKIGEVRTFWSCLLAAGISVIAFARMTSLPPGLVFAALAGLSIAPVNVVVGPLMLHATPREFLGRATAVLNPVQALASILSITLAGALASTLLHDFHATVAGLAFGPFDTIFMGTGILIMLGGLYAMVSLRGVTLARADTSEPVATAAARQPAAEPETDERPETGASVRQL; this is encoded by the coding sequence ATGGACACGTCAGCATCCCCCGCGTCGGCAACTAAAAAACCGGGCTTCTTCATCAATCGCAACTTTGCCCTCCTCTGGGGCGGGCAATCCATCTCCAACGTCGGCGATTTCGTCTTCGATACCACCCTGGTTCTCTGGATCGCCACGATCATTGCCAGCGGTCAATCCTGGGGGCCGCTGGCTGTCAGCGGCGTCTTGCTGACAACTGCTCTTCCCATCTTTCTCATTGGCCCCATCGCGGGCGTCTTTGTGGATCGCTGGGACAAGCGCCGCACCATGCTGACAATGGATGCCGCGCGAGCTATCCTTATTGGGCTGCTTCTGCTGGTGGCTATCGGAAAGCCCCCCGCCTTCTGGCAGCTTAGCGCCATCTACGCCATCGTCTTCCTGGCAAGCGCCTGCGCCCAGTTCTTCAACCCCGCGCGCTTCACCTTGCTCGGCGACATCGTGGAAGAACCCTATCGCGCGCGCGCCAGCGGCCTGGGCCAGACAACCCAGAGCCTTGCCACAGTCATTGGCCCGCCCATCGCCGCGCCGCTGCTCTTTGCCGTTGGGGTACAGTGGGCGCTCATCGTCAACGCGCTTTCTTTCGCCGCCTCGTTCCTGACAATTCTTGCCATGCGCGTCCCGCAGGCTTCCAGCAGCGCCGCAGATGGTCAGCATGGGAGCTTCTTCCAGGACTTCGGCGCGGGGATTCGCTTCTTTGTCGGCAATCGCGTGCTGGTGACACTCCTCATCACCGTCATCCTGGTTACACTGGGCATCGGCGCTATCAATGCGCTGGGCGTCTTCTTTGTCATCCAGAACCTGCACGCGCCCGCCAGCCTCTATGGCTGGCTGGATTTCTCCGTTGGGATCGGCGCAATCGCCGGAGCTATCGCCGCGAGCATCTTCGCCTCAAAGATTGGCGAGGTAAGAACCTTCTGGTCTTGCCTGCTTGCCGCCGGGATCAGCGTCATAGCTTTTGCCCGCATGACGAGCCTTCCACCTGGGCTGGTCTTCGCTGCGCTCGCCGGGCTGTCAATCGCCCCGGTTAATGTCGTCGTCGGGCCGTTGATGTTGCACGCCACGCCGCGTGAGTTCCTTGGGCGCGCGACAGCAGTCCTCAACCCGGTTCAAGCCCTGGCGTCCATACTCTCGATCACGCTTGCTGGCGCACTGGCAAGCACCCTCCTGCATGATTTTCACGCGACAGTGGCGGGCCTAGCCTTTGGCCCATTTGACACTATCTTCATGGGCACAGGTATCCTCATCATGCTCGGCGGACTCTACGCGATGGTCAGCCTGCGTGGCGTAACACTTGCCAGAGCCGATACGTCAGAACCAGTAGCCACAGCAGCAGCAAGACAACCCGCAGCCGAGCCAGAAACAGATGAACGACCAGAAACAGGAGCCAGCGTCAGACAGCTTTGA
- a CDS encoding ComF family protein, which translates to MLLLDLLFPPRCVGCARGGHWFCPVCVAAIAPAPAWKEGLEPLAGLWVAGLYEDPLRTAIHALKYEGKRQVAGPLGRLLVATYRSQNAGDTRMRFDALLPVPLHPKRQAERGYNQSALLARRLARGVGVPIVEDALRRSRNTPQQAGLEGTKRRANVAGAFACEPGHPALVGRRLLLVDDVCATGATLAACAWALRAAGAREVWGLTLARPALYPDA; encoded by the coding sequence ATGTTGTTGCTTGATCTGCTTTTTCCGCCGCGCTGCGTGGGCTGCGCGCGCGGCGGCCACTGGTTCTGCCCTGTCTGCGTGGCGGCAATTGCGCCTGCTCCGGCGTGGAAAGAGGGGCTGGAGCCGCTGGCGGGCCTGTGGGTGGCGGGCCTCTATGAAGACCCGCTGAGAACAGCGATTCACGCGCTGAAGTACGAGGGCAAGCGCCAGGTGGCGGGGCCGCTGGGGCGGCTGCTGGTGGCGACCTATCGCAGCCAGAACGCGGGGGACACCCGGATGCGCTTCGACGCGCTGCTGCCTGTGCCGCTTCACCCGAAACGCCAGGCGGAGCGCGGGTATAATCAGTCGGCGCTGCTGGCGCGGAGGCTGGCGCGCGGGGTGGGTGTGCCGATAGTGGAAGACGCTTTGCGGCGCTCGCGCAATACGCCGCAGCAGGCGGGGCTGGAGGGGACAAAACGCCGGGCGAATGTCGCCGGGGCGTTTGCCTGCGAGCCAGGCCATCCCGCGCTGGTGGGGCGCAGGCTGCTGCTGGTGGATGATGTTTGCGCGACTGGCGCGACGCTGGCCGCCTGCGCCTGGGCGCTGCGCGCGGCGGGGGCCAGGGAGGTGTGGGGGCTGACGCTGGCGCGGCCCGCGCTCTATCCTGATGCTTAG
- a CDS encoding ABC transporter permease, whose translation MSDFFTIIWKECKDSLFQGGWKAWIRPALLIGVMGVVWPLLGKAAWMVLSPVQMVVILFFAFFVIISIIADSIAGERERHTLETLLASRMPDHAILLGKVAIVVLYGWGVMVVGLFLGAVVSNLAYGQGQVLFYPIDLLLFTLALGLLISALGASLGVLISLRISTVRQAQQILSVGTILLAIAVAALVQLLPASFFVTFTADEILLMAAGVVALLDIVLLAYTLARFQRARLILS comes from the coding sequence ATGAGCGATTTTTTCACGATCATCTGGAAGGAATGCAAAGATTCTCTCTTTCAGGGCGGCTGGAAAGCCTGGATTCGCCCGGCCTTGTTGATCGGCGTTATGGGCGTGGTCTGGCCGTTGCTGGGCAAAGCCGCCTGGATGGTGCTGAGTCCGGTTCAGATGGTGGTCATCCTCTTTTTCGCCTTCTTCGTGATTATCTCCATTATTGCCGATTCCATTGCGGGCGAACGCGAACGGCATACGCTGGAAACTCTGCTGGCAAGCCGCATGCCTGATCACGCGATTCTGTTGGGGAAAGTGGCGATTGTCGTCCTCTATGGCTGGGGCGTGATGGTCGTGGGCCTCTTCCTGGGCGCGGTGGTCTCCAATCTGGCGTATGGGCAGGGGCAGGTGCTCTTCTATCCCATCGATCTGCTGCTCTTTACGCTGGCGCTGGGCTTGCTGATCAGCGCGCTGGGGGCCAGCCTGGGCGTGCTGATCTCGCTGCGCATCTCAACGGTGCGGCAGGCGCAGCAGATACTGAGCGTTGGCACGATCCTGTTGGCTATCGCGGTGGCTGCGCTCGTTCAGTTGCTGCCCGCCAGTTTTTTCGTGACGTTCACCGCTGACGAGATTTTGCTGATGGCGGCTGGTGTGGTGGCCCTGCTGGACATTGTGCTGCTGGCCTATACGCTGGCGCGCTTCCAGCGGGCCAGGCTGATCTTGAGCTAG
- a CDS encoding ABC transporter ATP-binding protein gives MADFAIRTEHLSRHFGAVRAVDDLSLETPAGIVFGFLGQNGAGKTTTIHLLLGLLEPTRGQATVLGFDTHTQADQIRARTGALLEFNGLYERMSAEDNLDLYGRIYHMSAAERRARAKELLIHLDLWDRRKDQVGKWSRGMKQKLAVARALFHRPALIFLDEPTSGFDPMAAAALRDDLAGLVAREGVTVFLNTHNLAEAEKLCARVGVIRQGKLLAVGTPDELRLRQGGPQAEIVGRGFSDHLLELLRERAEVAGAELRNGHLTLELRGDSEVGPLVSLIVREGGEVEEVRKGAASLEDAFLALMEEQR, from the coding sequence ATGGCTGATTTTGCTATTCGCACAGAACACCTCTCGCGCCACTTTGGGGCGGTGCGGGCCGTAGATGATCTCTCGTTAGAGACGCCAGCGGGCATTGTCTTTGGGTTTTTGGGGCAAAATGGCGCGGGCAAGACGACGACGATCCACCTGCTGCTGGGCCTGCTGGAGCCGACCAGGGGCCAGGCGACGGTGCTGGGATTCGATACGCACACGCAGGCCGATCAGATTCGCGCTCGAACCGGCGCGCTGCTGGAGTTCAATGGCCTGTACGAGCGCATGAGCGCGGAGGATAACCTGGACCTGTACGGGCGCATCTACCATATGTCTGCCGCTGAGCGGCGGGCGCGCGCCAAAGAATTGCTGATTCATCTGGACCTGTGGGACCGGCGCAAAGATCAGGTGGGCAAGTGGAGCCGGGGGATGAAGCAGAAGCTGGCGGTGGCGCGAGCGCTGTTTCATCGGCCTGCGTTGATCTTTCTGGATGAGCCAACCTCTGGTTTCGACCCGATGGCGGCGGCGGCCCTGCGCGATGATCTGGCGGGGCTGGTGGCGCGCGAGGGGGTGACGGTGTTTCTGAACACGCATAACCTGGCGGAAGCCGAGAAGCTGTGTGCGCGGGTGGGGGTGATTCGCCAGGGGAAGCTGCTGGCTGTGGGTACGCCGGATGAACTCCGGCTGCGCCAGGGTGGCCCGCAGGCTGAGATCGTGGGGCGCGGCTTCAGCGATCACCTGCTGGAACTGCTCCGCGAGCGCGCAGAGGTTGCTGGCGCTGAACTGCGCAACGGGCATTTGACGTTGGAACTGCGCGGCGACAGCGAAGTTGGGCCGCTGGTGAGTTTGATTGTCAGGGAAGGCGGCGAGGTGGAGGAAGTGCGCAAGGGCGCGGCCAGCCTGGAAGATGCCTTCCTGGCTTTGATGGAGGAGCAACGCTGA